The Virgibacillus dokdonensis genome includes a window with the following:
- a CDS encoding PTS galactitol transporter subunit IIC yields the protein MQVFQEVMQWFVDLGASVMLPIIFFVFGLILGIKPGKAFKSALTIGIGFIGLNLVIGLLTNNLGPAAEAMVDNYNLSLQTIDVGWPAASAIAYGTLLGSMAIIVGILVNVILLVFGLTRTLNVDIWNFWHIAFSGSIVYAATASFALGVFTMITHSMLLYFLADKSAKYVEEYYQLPNMSFPHGASTPGFLLALPLNWVFDRIPGLNKINISAESVQKRFGVFGDTTVLGFIIGVIIGLLASYDMNNTLNLGVATGAVMLLMPRMVSLLMEGLTPISEAASSWVQKRFPGKELFIGMDSALAVGQSSVLSASLLLVPIALLLAVILPGNTVLPLGDLATVPFMICLMAAVFRGDILRTVIGGAIYIATALYVASWATPLITKSAIASNFDLGGNSSISVLSDGGAWTTFLFGGLAENLAWLGIGFVFIIVLCALIYQGKMQARKK from the coding sequence ATGCAAGTCTTTCAAGAGGTCATGCAGTGGTTTGTTGATTTAGGAGCCAGTGTCATGCTCCCAATTATTTTCTTCGTTTTTGGCTTGATTTTAGGAATAAAGCCAGGGAAGGCTTTTAAATCTGCTTTAACCATTGGAATTGGCTTTATAGGATTGAACTTAGTAATTGGTCTTTTAACCAATAATTTAGGTCCAGCTGCTGAAGCAATGGTTGATAATTACAATCTATCTTTGCAAACAATTGATGTAGGATGGCCCGCAGCATCGGCAATTGCATACGGCACCCTTTTGGGTAGTATGGCAATCATTGTAGGGATCTTAGTAAATGTTATTTTACTTGTATTTGGATTAACAAGAACATTAAATGTAGATATTTGGAACTTTTGGCACATCGCATTTTCCGGATCCATCGTGTATGCAGCAACAGCAAGCTTTGCTTTAGGTGTTTTTACGATGATTACACATTCCATGCTTCTCTACTTCTTGGCAGATAAAAGCGCAAAGTATGTTGAAGAATACTATCAGCTACCAAATATGTCATTCCCACATGGGGCTTCTACACCAGGTTTTCTTTTAGCTCTACCATTAAACTGGGTTTTTGATCGAATACCTGGTTTAAATAAGATAAATATTAGCGCTGAATCCGTACAGAAAAGATTTGGAGTTTTCGGAGATACAACAGTTTTAGGATTTATCATTGGAGTAATTATCGGATTATTAGCTAGTTATGATATGAATAACACTTTAAACCTAGGTGTTGCAACAGGTGCTGTGATGTTGTTAATGCCAAGAATGGTTTCCTTATTAATGGAAGGGCTTACCCCTATCTCTGAAGCCGCAAGTAGTTGGGTTCAGAAAAGGTTTCCTGGTAAAGAATTATTTATCGGAATGGATAGTGCATTAGCTGTGGGACAATCATCTGTTTTATCTGCTTCTCTATTACTAGTGCCAATCGCACTTCTACTAGCAGTTATTTTACCAGGAAATACGGTACTACCTTTAGGAGATTTAGCTACCGTTCCTTTTATGATTTGTTTAATGGCTGCTGTATTTCGAGGAGACATACTTCGTACCGTAATAGGAGGAGCAATATACATCGCCACAGCACTATATGTTGCATCTTGGGCAACTCCTTTAATAACCAAGTCTGCAATAGCATCCAATTTCGACTTAGGAGGAAATTCCTCTATTAGCGTATTAAGTGATGGTGGTGCATGGACAACTTTTTTATTTGGTGGTCTAGCAGAAAACTTAGCTTGGTTAGGAATAGGCTTCGTTTTTATTATTGTATTATGCGCATTGATTTACCAAGGTAAGATGCAAGCCAGAAAGAAATAA
- a CDS encoding BglG family transcription antiterminator: MHFNEREQSIIDILLQYKFYVPASKIAKQLDVSKKTVYRTINKLNENPASKPLIESKLGEGFRLNYEEYIRKKSAKESFLKNYTPVERRSQILIDLLFKAPNPIRTTDFYDKYFVSETVIYTDITILNKRLKKHNLNIDRNGKYISIIGNEVDIRKVLINTINIFNLDNLLSKEELNHNDTEFIIDNMNRLESQLNITIPYPYNINIFSHLYILINRFRSGKVDVSKVVDKLKQPYTNLIQENKDIFQQAKNIINHFSNYLNKNLPDTEVWYLFQYLLSSRLVNNSKKEVEQVKHGLEKEITEFYIKESGKALCKNFNKEMVWEELINHIRPMINRINNNIHIKNNLLEEIKVEYEELFHIITMISQNAEQTFNLGKITEHENGYLTIYFAKYLEQMFDTKRIIIICTSGIGTSELLKVKVKKAFPNIEIVDVLSTTDFMNQFHKYNAIDFVLTTVILESFTKEVPILLVSPVFGDRDKEIVNTFIKKERQT, translated from the coding sequence ATGCATTTCAATGAGAGAGAACAAAGTATTATTGATATATTACTGCAATATAAGTTCTATGTTCCTGCATCAAAAATTGCTAAGCAATTAGACGTTTCTAAAAAGACCGTTTATCGAACGATAAATAAACTAAATGAAAATCCTGCTTCTAAACCATTAATTGAATCCAAGCTTGGCGAAGGGTTTAGACTTAACTATGAGGAATATATAAGGAAAAAATCAGCTAAGGAAAGTTTTCTGAAGAATTATACTCCTGTAGAGCGAAGGAGTCAAATTCTCATAGATTTACTGTTCAAAGCACCAAATCCAATTAGAACAACAGATTTTTATGATAAATATTTCGTCAGTGAAACCGTTATATATACGGATATAACAATACTCAATAAGAGGTTAAAAAAACACAACTTAAACATTGACAGAAATGGAAAATATATTTCTATAATCGGAAATGAAGTAGATATTAGGAAAGTATTAATTAACACGATTAATATTTTTAATTTAGATAATCTATTATCTAAAGAAGAGCTTAATCATAATGACACGGAATTTATTATTGATAATATGAATAGATTGGAAAGTCAACTAAATATCACCATTCCTTATCCATATAATATCAATATCTTTTCTCATCTATACATATTAATCAATAGATTTAGAAGTGGGAAAGTAGATGTGAGCAAAGTAGTTGATAAACTTAAACAGCCATACACCAATTTGATTCAAGAAAACAAGGACATTTTTCAGCAAGCCAAAAATATTATTAATCACTTTTCCAATTACTTAAATAAAAACTTACCAGATACGGAAGTGTGGTACCTGTTCCAATATTTATTATCATCACGATTAGTAAACAATAGCAAAAAAGAAGTTGAACAGGTTAAACACGGCCTAGAGAAAGAAATAACCGAATTTTATATAAAAGAAAGCGGTAAAGCGTTATGCAAGAACTTTAATAAAGAAATGGTATGGGAAGAATTAATCAATCACATAAGGCCAATGATTAATCGCATAAACAATAATATTCATATAAAGAACAACTTATTAGAAGAAATTAAGGTAGAGTACGAAGAACTATTTCATATCATTACAATGATATCACAAAATGCAGAACAAACATTTAATTTGGGGAAAATTACCGAACATGAGAACGGCTATTTGACGATATACTTTGCAAAATATCTGGAGCAAATGTTTGATACAAAGAGGATAATAATTATTTGCACTAGCGGCATCGGCACTTCTGAATTACTCAAAGTAAAGGTCAAAAAAGCATTTCCAAATATAGAAATAGTGGATGTTCTTTCAACTACAGATTTTATGAATCAATTTCATAAATATAATGCTATTGATTTCGTTCTTACCACCGTAATTTTGGAATCGTTCACAAAAGAAGTGCCTATATTATTAGTAAGCCCTGTTTTTGGTGATAGAGATAAAGAGATAGTAAATACGTTCATAAAAAAAGAAAGGCAAACGTGA
- a CDS encoding triose-phosphate isomerase: MFTSHIKKPVFIVNPKSYLYGSDLLKLAKITDRLAEKYAIDVLFTGQLIDLQKVIEETKHVIVTAQHMDHLVPGRGMGHVLPDALKDKGVKAVVLNHAENPLTLSELDKTIRRANELGMITIACADTVKQCKAVAELEPHMIICEPTELIGSGATSESSYRKETTTAIKEINSEILVLQAAGVSTGEDVRQVLQEGADGTGGTSGIINAPNWETKLEEMISCLI; encoded by the coding sequence ATGTTTACCTCCCATATTAAAAAACCCGTTTTTATTGTAAATCCTAAATCCTATCTTTACGGAAGTGATTTGTTAAAACTGGCAAAAATTACAGATAGATTAGCAGAAAAATATGCTATCGACGTTTTATTTACAGGTCAATTAATAGATTTGCAAAAGGTAATCGAAGAAACCAAACATGTAATCGTTACCGCTCAACACATGGACCATTTAGTTCCAGGAAGAGGCATGGGGCATGTTCTACCTGATGCTTTAAAAGATAAGGGAGTAAAAGCGGTTGTCTTAAATCATGCAGAGAATCCACTCACGCTATCCGAATTGGATAAAACGATTCGAAGAGCTAACGAATTAGGCATGATAACAATTGCTTGTGCTGACACAGTAAAACAATGTAAAGCAGTTGCAGAATTAGAACCTCATATGATTATTTGTGAACCAACGGAATTAATTGGAAGTGGGGCAACGAGTGAATCATCTTATCGAAAAGAAACTACAACTGCAATTAAAGAGATCAATTCAGAGATATTGGTTTTACAGGCAGCAGGTGTAAGTACGGGAGAAGACGTAAGACAGGTTCTGCAAGAAGGAGCAGACGGCACTGGTGGAACAAGCGGCATTATTAATGCACCCAACTGGGAAACTAAATTAGAAGAAATGATAAGTTGCTTAATTTGA
- a CDS encoding PTS sugar transporter subunit IIB produces the protein MKKKLLIICGTGVATSTVVTGKIKEWLQDNQLDNQVTLFQSKISDEVNNLDNYDVVISTTIVPDNLKEKVINGVPLLTGVRKEEVFLQLKEKLTK, from the coding sequence ATGAAAAAGAAACTACTAATTATATGTGGAACTGGTGTCGCTACATCAACTGTTGTTACAGGGAAAATAAAAGAATGGCTTCAGGATAACCAATTAGATAATCAAGTAACTTTATTCCAAAGTAAAATCTCAGACGAAGTAAATAACCTAGATAATTATGATGTAGTAATAAGCACAACCATTGTCCCTGATAATCTAAAAGAGAAGGTAATTAATGGAGTACCTTTATTGACTGGTGTAAGGAAAGAGGAAGTGTTTCTTCAATTAAAAGAAAAACTAACCAAATAA
- a CDS encoding YjbQ family protein, translating into MIIYNQTLTITSAGNRVSYHDITEKIREIVEQSTVKDGLCVVASPHTTCSVFFEEYSHDKNYAGDEYLQVDLNNVLEKVVPRCLSEGQYYHPGPEHTKFGVELPKEKMRTEGTDLVPDKRSLLNTEAHIKGTFIGSSETFIIENKELQIGKVGYIYFVDWDQNRVRNRQCKVQIIGQ; encoded by the coding sequence ATGATTATTTATAACCAAACGTTAACCATTACTTCAGCAGGAAATCGGGTATCCTATCATGATATTACGGAAAAAATCAGAGAAATTGTTGAACAAAGTACAGTGAAAGATGGTTTATGTGTAGTGGCTTCACCACATACAACTTGTTCTGTTTTCTTTGAAGAATATTCGCATGATAAAAACTACGCAGGTGATGAATACCTTCAAGTTGATTTAAATAATGTTTTAGAAAAAGTGGTACCTAGATGCCTATCTGAGGGACAGTATTACCACCCTGGACCTGAACATACAAAATTCGGAGTAGAACTCCCAAAAGAAAAAATGCGTACAGAAGGAACAGATTTAGTACCAGATAAAAGATCCCTATTAAATACGGAGGCACATATTAAAGGAACTTTCATCGGCTCCAGTGAGACCTTTATCATCGAAAACAAGGAACTGCAAATTGGTAAAGTAGGTTACATTTATTTTGTAGACTGGGACCAAAATCGAGTGAGAAATAGGCAATGTAAGGTTCAAATTATTGGTCAATGA
- a CDS encoding ankyrin repeat domain-containing protein has product MPLRFFLVILSVILLAMAGCENNHASNVDNKQMNSKEESALNQELIQAAERGEKAKVKKLLDEGASINATDDQGTTAVLAATYSNEVETVRLLIEKGADINKQDNRLDNVLLV; this is encoded by the coding sequence ATGCCATTACGGTTTTTTTTAGTAATACTATCGGTTATCTTGCTTGCCATGGCTGGATGCGAGAACAATCATGCATCAAATGTAGATAACAAACAAATGAATAGTAAGGAGGAGAGCGCTTTGAATCAAGAACTAATTCAAGCTGCGGAACGAGGGGAAAAAGCAAAAGTAAAGAAATTGCTTGATGAAGGCGCAAGTATAAATGCAACCGACGATCAAGGAACAACAGCTGTACTTGCTGCCACATATAGCAATGAAGTAGAAACAGTCAGATTGCTCATTGAGAAAGGTGCAGACATAAACAAGCAGGACAATCGGTTGGATAATGTACTACTTGTCTAA
- a CDS encoding PTS sugar transporter subunit IIA produces MLTLNKDLIIFCENMNNKERIITKITSLLYRKNYINNKKDFVKKVIEREKAGSTYIGNNVAIPHGESKSVKTNCLVILKSRLPINWDGYVVHVIALFSIHPNINQIEKENYKRYIQAIGDENFVNKLKNTNDKEKIVMLFEND; encoded by the coding sequence ATGCTTACATTAAACAAGGATTTAATCATTTTTTGTGAAAACATGAACAATAAGGAACGTATAATAACAAAAATAACTTCATTATTGTATAGAAAGAATTATATCAATAATAAAAAAGACTTTGTTAAAAAAGTTATTGAAAGAGAAAAGGCAGGTTCAACATATATAGGAAATAATGTAGCAATCCCACACGGGGAATCAAAAAGTGTGAAGACAAATTGCTTGGTTATCTTAAAAAGTAGACTACCAATCAATTGGGATGGATACGTCGTACATGTTATAGCATTATTTTCCATCCATCCAAACATAAATCAAATAGAAAAAGAAAATTATAAAAGATATATACAAGCAATTGGAGATGAAAACTTCGTAAACAAGTTAAAAAATACTAACGATAAGGAGAAGATCGTTATGCTATTTGAGAACGATTAA
- a CDS encoding nucleoside deaminase: MMTMEVQEMDVFMERAVELAVSNVKHGGQPFGAVLVKDGEVVAEGVNELHHTYDISAHAELVAIRQVQQKLQTNDLSGYTMYASGEPCPMCLTAMYFASIDQVYYGASVEDAAEIGLTTSKRIYEDLRKSKTERSLPTTQMPLREGQKDPMKLWEEGNR; encoded by the coding sequence ATGATGACAATGGAGGTGCAGGAAATGGATGTGTTTATGGAACGTGCGGTAGAGTTAGCAGTGTCAAATGTGAAGCATGGTGGACAGCCGTTTGGTGCGGTATTGGTCAAAGATGGGGAAGTGGTTGCTGAGGGGGTAAATGAGCTTCACCACACCTATGATATTAGTGCTCATGCGGAACTCGTAGCGATTCGACAAGTGCAGCAAAAATTACAAACGAATGACTTGTCCGGTTACACCATGTATGCAAGTGGTGAGCCTTGTCCCATGTGTTTAACAGCAATGTATTTTGCATCCATTGACCAGGTGTATTACGGTGCATCAGTTGAAGATGCGGCTGAAATAGGTTTAACAACGTCAAAAAGAATATATGAAGACTTGCGAAAATCGAAGACAGAACGATCATTACCTACCACTCAAATGCCACTACGTGAAGGGCAAAAGGATCCAATGAAGCTTTGGGAAGAGGGGAACAGATAA
- a CDS encoding PTS sugar transporter subunit IIA — MMFFNKEIIKFNFEGHSKEQVLSHLSEKFIENDLVTQDFYESIISRELSFPTGLWINDTGIAIPHTDSEKVKQAQIGFMSLKQPVTFKEMANKDNEIEVSLIFMLALKQSDQQLSMLQKLVNLFQNESLVKQLKECTSLIEFKSIMKNAGLNKAI, encoded by the coding sequence ATGATGTTTTTTAATAAAGAGATAATTAAGTTTAATTTTGAAGGACATTCCAAAGAACAAGTTCTAAGCCATTTGTCAGAAAAATTTATTGAAAACGATCTCGTTACGCAAGACTTTTATGAATCCATTATCTCTAGAGAATTAAGCTTTCCAACAGGTTTATGGATAAATGATACGGGGATTGCAATACCTCATACTGATTCTGAAAAAGTAAAACAAGCACAAATCGGATTTATGTCTTTAAAACAACCTGTAACATTCAAAGAAATGGCAAACAAAGATAATGAAATAGAAGTATCACTCATTTTTATGCTAGCGTTAAAACAATCTGATCAGCAATTGTCTATGCTACAAAAGCTTGTTAACCTTTTCCAAAATGAAAGTTTGGTAAAACAATTAAAAGAATGCACATCACTTATTGAATTTAAAAGCATAATGAAAAACGCCGGCTTGAATAAGGCAATTTAA
- a CDS encoding class II fructose-bisphosphate aldolase has translation MLVTLKEVMEVAEKRNCGIAAINTPTFESLVAAISAAEKNTTPIIIQHAQSHEYINQIETIGPAMITLAKHASIPICAHIDHGESINYLEKGLQLGFTSIMYDGSRLPYEENVQKTRKAVRLANEFGASVEGELGIMIGNEIGEHTQEVNEEDNYTDPQLAYKFVKETNIDALAASFGTVHGFYRHKPNLDYKRIKEIATLTNLPLVMHGGSGLSSKEYKLSIKNGVKKINYYTYGAKVGADATKNCINNNDAVLFSEISRYAQDAMEKDFQQIIDVFKSITE, from the coding sequence ATGTTAGTTACGTTAAAAGAAGTCATGGAGGTAGCAGAAAAAAGAAACTGTGGTATTGCCGCAATAAACACACCAACATTTGAAAGTTTAGTTGCTGCAATAAGCGCAGCAGAGAAAAATACTACTCCTATTATCATACAGCATGCCCAAAGCCATGAGTACATTAATCAGATAGAAACAATTGGACCTGCTATGATCACACTGGCCAAACATGCAAGCATACCAATTTGTGCGCATATTGATCATGGTGAATCTATAAATTATTTAGAAAAAGGCTTGCAGCTCGGCTTTACATCCATCATGTATGATGGCTCAAGATTACCTTATGAAGAAAACGTACAAAAAACGAGAAAGGCAGTAAGGTTAGCAAATGAATTTGGAGCAAGTGTAGAAGGTGAATTAGGAATTATGATAGGCAATGAAATTGGCGAACACACACAAGAAGTTAACGAAGAAGATAATTATACAGACCCACAGTTAGCATATAAATTTGTGAAAGAAACAAACATAGACGCACTTGCAGCTTCATTTGGCACAGTTCATGGATTCTATAGACATAAACCAAATTTAGATTATAAAAGAATCAAAGAAATTGCAACATTAACTAACTTACCGTTAGTAATGCATGGTGGATCTGGTCTAAGTTCAAAAGAATATAAACTATCTATTAAAAATGGCGTAAAAAAGATTAATTATTATACTTATGGAGCTAAAGTAGGCGCGGATGCAACTAAAAATTGTATCAATAATAATGATGCCGTTTTATTTTCCGAGATATCACGCTATGCTCAAGATGCTATGGAAAAAGACTTTCAACAAATAATAGATGTTTTTAAAAGTATAACAGAATGA
- a CDS encoding GNAT family N-acetyltransferase, whose amino-acid sequence MKVRPLRVNEAPPLDLLLEADPQLDLVKAYLLRGDCYIAEVHEKRIGVYVLLPTRPSTVELVNISVAESEQGKGYGKKLVGDAIQKAKAKRYKTLEIGTGNSSIDQLAMYQKCGFRITGVDKDFFVRHYSEPISENGISCVDMVRLSMDLA is encoded by the coding sequence ATGAAGGTTAGACCATTACGAGTGAATGAAGCACCACCATTAGATTTATTATTAGAAGCAGATCCGCAATTAGACTTGGTAAAAGCATATCTTCTCAGGGGGGATTGCTATATTGCAGAAGTTCATGAAAAAAGAATCGGTGTATATGTTTTACTTCCAACTAGACCAAGTACCGTTGAGTTGGTGAACATATCTGTAGCGGAATCTGAGCAGGGAAAAGGATATGGAAAGAAGCTTGTTGGGGATGCTATTCAAAAAGCGAAAGCAAAGCGATATAAAACATTGGAAATTGGTACAGGCAATTCTAGTATAGATCAGTTAGCCATGTATCAAAAATGTGGCTTTCGAATAACTGGTGTAGACAAAGATTTTTTTGTACGTCATTACTCTGAACCTATTTCTGAAAATGGCATTTCGTGTGTTGATATGGTGCGTCTATCTATGGATCTTGCATGA
- the ftsW gene encoding putative lipid II flippase FtsW: MDILLLIQKKLKNVDFPLLVIILLLAGFGLMMIYSSSSTLSYLNYDTTNHFFIKQLQWLLLSIILLLITIFIPYQLYSKFSPFFVLTTIILLVLVLLPGIGVERNNSQRWIQLGPLLFQPTELIKLLMLIYFAFFYSKKQDIINQFNRGVLPPLLVLAIVFLLILRQPDLGSAALILFACGIIVLSSGVAWRHLLMLVSVGILSVIYFALSSPYRLERLTSFIDPFRDPVGDGYQLVNSYIAIGTGGITGNGLGRSIQKLGFLPEAHTDFIMAIVVEELGLMGLLFVIGAYIFIMFRGVAIAKACDNMFPKLLAMGITFQIMLQVIFNLGAVSGLLPITGIPLPLISYGGSSTIVTMTSFGILLQISAQANFKPKVSKNQLPEYQF, from the coding sequence ATGGATATCTTGCTCCTGATACAAAAGAAATTAAAAAATGTTGATTTTCCATTATTGGTTATCATTCTTTTGCTTGCTGGCTTTGGTTTAATGATGATTTATAGCAGCAGTAGTACGTTATCTTACTTAAATTATGATACAACCAATCATTTTTTTATAAAACAGCTTCAATGGTTGCTTTTAAGTATCATCCTTTTATTGATTACTATCTTTATTCCGTATCAGCTGTATAGTAAATTCAGTCCGTTCTTTGTTTTAACAACGATTATTTTATTAGTTTTGGTATTACTTCCGGGTATTGGTGTGGAAAGGAACAACTCGCAGCGATGGATCCAATTAGGCCCTTTATTGTTTCAGCCAACGGAATTAATCAAATTATTGATGCTGATTTATTTCGCATTCTTTTACTCGAAGAAACAAGATATTATTAATCAATTTAATCGTGGAGTTCTTCCACCCTTACTCGTTTTGGCGATTGTTTTTTTACTCATCTTACGGCAGCCTGATCTGGGATCTGCTGCATTAATATTGTTTGCTTGTGGCATTATTGTGCTCTCGTCTGGGGTGGCATGGAGACATCTATTGATGCTTGTAAGTGTTGGAATACTTAGCGTTATTTACTTTGCCCTTTCCTCTCCTTATCGTTTGGAGAGGCTGACTTCATTCATCGACCCCTTTAGAGATCCTGTCGGGGATGGTTATCAATTAGTCAATAGTTATATTGCCATTGGTACAGGCGGAATCACAGGGAATGGATTAGGGAGAAGTATTCAAAAGCTCGGGTTTCTCCCTGAAGCGCATACAGACTTTATAATGGCAATTGTAGTAGAGGAGCTCGGTTTAATGGGTCTTCTCTTTGTTATTGGTGCCTATATTTTTATTATGTTTAGAGGAGTAGCAATTGCTAAAGCTTGCGATAATATGTTTCCTAAATTACTAGCTATGGGAATAACCTTTCAAATCATGCTTCAGGTCATTTTCAATTTAGGTGCAGTATCCGGGCTGCTTCCAATTACAGGTATCCCTCTTCCTTTAATTAGCTATGGGGGCTCTTCCACAATCGTTACGATGACCTCCTTTGGAATATTGCTGCAGATTTCTGCCCAGGCTAATTTCAAGCCGAAAGTCAGTAAAAATCAGCTGCCGGAATACCAATTTTAG